A single genomic interval of Pomacea canaliculata isolate SZHN2017 linkage group LG5, ASM307304v1, whole genome shotgun sequence harbors:
- the LOC112564719 gene encoding solute carrier family 40 member 1-like gives MWIKKTNLVIYSSHFLSCWGNRMWYFGMGMFLVRISNDLQLPAASGLATGLTIFFLGALVGHWVDSTPRFKAAQLSLVLQDAITLVTAALIFAYFWYQQQIDAAEPWLPLLLKIIIVVLGVLSALSAQARLLAVERDWVVEICGKDLDMLATMTAMLRRIDQVSAILAPMATGQVMTFTGLRYGAVLIAGWNVVSVFVEFYLMWKVYNTVPALKAKKHERRILDEPHEKELEDPMKSTFSREDINWNNSQESKTSCSVTERSTTEAEMTKKDGNMREEGEQRWMRAVLVSHFVTLYRGWRKYIRYRVALPGMALACLYLTVLGFDSITIGYAATQGLSESILGILSGCSAVFGIMGTFAYPIIRRRVGLVRTGIIALSCQVSCLTLCVVSVWMPGSPFDPFKQKIMTPCEAMSSLSTTTDSEVTHTFKNLVLTTEAADLNLTAAPSGVDTTVNVTSCGMSASSGPGSYVSVAFLMAGIFLARFGLWVADLSITQLFLEHVEETERGLVNGVQSSLNQLMDLFKFALVVVLPASETFGFLIIISFVSVFTGWLLYAIFVRRETGACLCLSPPSRMQAPDPEQL, from the exons ATGTGGATCAAGAAAACTAACCTGGTGATTTACTCCAGTCACTTTCTGTCATGTTGG GGCAACCGTATGTGGTACTTTGGGATGGGAATGTTTCTGGTGCGGATTTCGAATGATCTGCAGCTTCCAGCTGCAAGTGGCCTAGCCACAGGGTTGACCATATTTTTCCTGGGGGCCTTAGTCGGTCATTGGGTGGACTCCACTCCTCGATTTAAAG CTGCTCAGCTGTCCTTGGTGCTACAAGATGCCATCACGCTGGTCACAGCCGCCCTCATCTTCGCCTACTTCTGGTATCAGCAGCAGATCGACGCGGCGGAGCCCTGGCTCCCACTGCTTCTCAAAATCATCATTGTGGTGCTCGGAGTGCTGTCGGCACTGTCAGCGCAGGCCCGACTCTTGGCTGTGGAGCGAGACTGGGTTGTCGAGATTTGTGGTAAAGATTTGGACATGCTGGCGA caaTGACAGCGATGTTAAGGCGCATAGATCAGGTCAGCGCTATTCTCGCGCCCATGGCCACAGGGCAGGTCATGACCTTTACAGGCCTGAGGTATGGAGCCGTGCTGATCGCTGGCTGGAACGTCGTCTCCGTGTTTGTCGAGTTCTATCTCATGTGGAAGGTGTACAACACGGTTCCCGCTTTAAAAGCGAAAAAGCACGAGAGACGTATTCTCG ATGAACCGCACGAGAAGGAACTGGAAGATCCAATGAAAAGCACTTTTTCAAGGGAGGACATTAACTGGAACAATTCACAGGAATCTAAAACTTCTTGCAGTGTCACCGAACGTTCAACGACGGAAGCGGAAATGACGAAAAAAGACGGCAACATGCGCGAAGAAGGTGAACAACGGTGGATGCGAGCGGTGCTGGTGAGCCATTTCGTGACTCTGTACCGAGGCTGGCGGAAGTACATCCGCTACAGAGTGGCCCTCCCTGGAATGGCTCTGGCCTGCTTGTACCTGACAGTGCTCGGCTTTGACAGCATCACCATCG GTTATGCTGCGACCCAAGGACTGTCCGAATCTATCCTGGGGATACTTTCTGGATGTTCTGCTGTGTTTGGAATCATGGGCACATTTGCCTACCCTATCATCAGGCGTCGGGTGGGTCTTGTACGCACCGGTATCATCGCACTCTCCTGCCAGGTGTCATGCCTGACCTTGTGTGTTGTGTCCGTTTGGATGCCAGGGAGTCCCTTTGACCCCTTCAAACAGAAGATAATGACCCCTTGCGAAGCTATGAGCAGCTTGTCTACTACAACGGACAGTGAG gtgaCCCACACTTTCAAGAACCTGGTCTTAACAACTGAGGCGGCTGACTTGAATCTGACAGCAGCGCCGTCTGGTGTCGACACCACAGTCAACGTCACATCCTGTGGCATGTCGGCAAGCTCGGGCCCTGGTTCCTATGTATCAGTTGCGTTCCTCATGGCTGGAATATTTCTGGCAAGATTCG GGCTGTGGGTCGCTGACCTCAGTATCACCCAGCTGTTCCTGGAACACGTAGAGGAGACTGAGCGAGGGCTTGTCAACGGCGTGCAGAGTTCTCTGAACCAGCTGATGGACCTCTTCAAGTTCGCTCTGGTCGTAGTTTTACCAGCCTCAGAGACCTTCGGCTTCCTCATCATTATCTCCTTCGTCAGCGTCTTCACGGGATGGCTGCTGTACGCCATTTTCGTGCGGCGTGAGACAGGGGCCTGCCTGTGCCTTAGCCCTCCATCCCGCATGCAGGCACCTGACCCCGAACAGCTGTGA